The Pelobates fuscus isolate aPelFus1 chromosome 2, aPelFus1.pri, whole genome shotgun sequence genome has a segment encoding these proteins:
- the KLHL31 gene encoding kelch-like protein 31, giving the protein MAPKKKSVKKNKADINEMTIIVEDGPLSKLNGISGFIDGGNGFSYISTEVSDSSYGTNLMEGLSRMRQDSFLCDLTIGTKTKSFMTHRVIMASCSEYFYNILKKDPATQRVDLNDLSPLGLATVITYAYTGKITLSLYTIGSIISSAIYLQINALINMCCDFLMQEINVENCMYVANIAETYGLKSTKESAQKFIRDNFIEFSDTDQFSKLTFDQINELLIDDDLQLPSEIVAFQIAMKWLDFDEKRIKYASGLLGNIRFGTISAQDLVNYVQSVPRMMQDTECHRLLVEAMNYHLLPYHQNTLQSRRTKIRGGSRVLVTVGGRPALTEKSLSREIMYRDPDSGWKRLAELPAKSFNQCVTVMDGFLYIAGGEDQNDARNQAKHAVSNFCRYDPRFNTWLHLANMNQKRTHFSLNVFSGLLYATGGRNSDGCLASIECYVPSTNQWQVKAPLEVARCCHSSSVIDGKILVTGGYINNAYSRSVCMYDPSNDSWQDKQHLSTPRGWHCSVSLGDRVYVMGGSQLGGRGERVDVLPVECYNPHTGQWSYVAPLQNGVSTAGASTLNGKIYIAGGWNEVEKKYKKCIQSYSPDLNEWTEEDELPEATVGVSCCTITMPNFKTRESRASSVSSVPVSI; this is encoded by the exons ATGGCACCAAAGAAGAAGAGTGTCAAGAAGAACAAGGCTGACATCAATGAAATGACTATCATTGTTGAAGATGGTCCTCTCAGTAAACTCAATGGTATTAGTGGCTTCATTGATGGAGGAAATGGCTTTAGTTACATCTCTACTGAGGTTTCTGACTCTTCCTATGGTACTAACCTAATGGAAGGGCTGAGCAGAATGAGGCAAGATAGTTTCCTTTGCGACCTAACCATTGGCACCAAAACAAAATCTTTTATGACTCACAGAGTAATTATGGCTTCCTGTAGTGAATACTTCTATAATATCTTGAAGAAAGACCCAGCAACACAAAGAGTTGATCTCAATGATTTGTCACCTTTAGGCTTAGCTACAGTCATAACATATGCTTACACTGGAAAGATCACCCTCTCTTTATACACAATAGGCAGCATAATTTCTTCTGCAATTTACCTGCAGATAAATGCGCTTATTAACATGTGTTGTGACTTTCTGATGCAAGAAATTAATGTTGAGAATTGCATGTACGTGGCTAATATTGCAGAAACCTATGGACTTAAAAGTACAAAAGAGTCAGCACAGAAATTCATCAGAGACAATTTTATCGAGTTCTCTGATACAGATCAATTCTCAAAGCTAACCTTCGATCAAATTAATGAACTTTTGATAGATGATGATTTGCAGTTACCCTCTGAAATCGTTGCTTTCCAGATAGCAATGAAGTGGTTAGACTTTGATGAAAAGAGAATAAAATATGCTTCCGGTCTCTTGGGCAATATTCGATTTGGCACCATTTCAGCCCAAGACTTGGTCAACTATGTCCAGTCTGTGCCCAGAATGATGCAAGATACAGAATGCCATAGGCTTTTAGTAGAAGCTATGAACTATCATCTCCTTCCATATCATCAAAACACACTGCAGTCTAGAAGAACAAAGATACGTGGAGGTTCAAGGGTCTTAGTGACTGTTGGAGGTCGTCCAGCTTTAACTGAGAAATCACTCAGCAGGGAAATCATGTACAGAGACCCTGATAGTGGCTGGAAAAGGCTAGCTGAGCTGCcggcaaaaagctttaatcagTGCGTAACTGTGATGGATGGATTTCTCTACATTGCTGGTGGTGAAGACCAGAATGATGCAAGGAACCAGGCCAAACATGCTGTCAGCAATTTTTGCAG atatgacCCTCGTTTCAACACATGGCTTCATCTTGCAAATATGAACCAAAAACGTACCCACTTTAGCTTGAATGTATTCAGTGGCCTTCTTTATGCAACTGGAGGTCGCAATTCTGATGGGTGTTTAGCCTCCATTGAGTGTTATGTGCCTTCAACTAACCAGTGGCAAGTAAAAGCTCCACTGGAGGTGGCAAGGTGCTGTCATTCCAGCTCAGTAATTGATGGTAAAATTTTGGTCACAGGTGGATACATAAATAATGCATATTCtcgctctgtgtgtatgtacgacCCATCTAATGATAGCTGGCAAGATAAGCAACATCTCAGTACACCCAGAGGATGGCATTGTTCTGTATCACTTGGCGACAGAGTGTATGTGATGGGTGGTAGCCAACTTGGTGGTCGGGGCGAGAGAGTTGACGTACTTCCAGTTGAGTGTTACAACCCTCACACAGGTCAGTGGAGCTATGTAGCCCCTCTTCAGAATGGAGTGAGTACAGCTGGTGCTTCAACACTCAATGGAAAGATATATATTGCAGGAGGCTGGAATGAGGTGGAAAAGAAATACAAGAAATGCATTCAAAGCTATAGTCCTGATCTCAATGAATGGACTGAGGAAGATGAATTGCCGGAGGCTACCGTGGGAGTCTCTTGTTGTACCATTACTATGCCCAATTTTAAAACACGGGAATCCAGAGCAAGCTCAGTGTCTTCAGTACCAGTCAGTATATAA